A window of the Scophthalmus maximus strain ysfricsl-2021 chromosome 8, ASM2237912v1, whole genome shotgun sequence genome harbors these coding sequences:
- the LOC118312924 gene encoding E3 ubiquitin-protein ligase RBBP6 isoform X3, giving the protein MSCVHYKFSSKLDYNTVTFDGLHITLNELKRQIMGRERLKATDCDLQITNAQTREEYTDDEAHIPKHSSVIVRRTPLGGVKPAGRTFIVDRSDTAVVGSSRPTDSSPSMSLAQLAKTANLVDANASEEDKIKAMMSQSNHEYDPIHYSKKAVGPPPAHYTCYRCGKAGHYIRQCPMLMVQDKSVEQPKPVRISKGIPQSFMVKAEPGTKGAMLTSTGEYAIPAIDAEAYAQGKKERPPFVPHDQSSSEDDTDPIPDELLCPVCNDLMTDAVVIPCCGNSYCDDCIRTALLDSEEHICFTCKQSDVSPDNLIANKFLRQAVNNFKNETGYTKHARKAVQHAALPPPRPQLARPLHSRQQDPLLANVTHPPPTSVPTAAPPAPIQPPAPTPTPPAAAASSPPTPPQAAAVEDREASPAPAPLADHHSPMHSTSQGEPPPPGETDPEPTVKPVSEAPSERRSGGYHLTVIGHPPPPRPPHPSGHQLRPQHSHRGGGRHWERSFRGRGDHPPAHLHSAPLPAPIPPVFPSPSLYPPPPQPYPPLYTSGPGLIPPPPLGYQPQPLYGHGPPGLNPPWVAPGTQPPLAHLAPSLSQPPLSKEDFYRQRLRQDGPTSKLDEFTKDFHKELMKYRNPPKRRRPSYSRSRSRTRSRSYSYSPSRSRSRSRSHGRSYPRSPYSRRNGRSYGRSRTRSRSRSRSYGYRRSGSPRSPPAFRPGGWEGPEGAGPFRSRSRSPGAFRNRSPGGRKPPPRELPPYELKGLSPGGHERWERERYRLWEKEYTDWYNKYYKDYDNQHPSLHHRGRGSRDRERDRMSPLHRDYSPQGRGRRGREERGAPSHHPPSSSSSGNKSSSKVLKTKKLKKKKNGDEPEPSHQSDRGDATPVRDEPMDEIPSLTKTPPTSSKPPSVAGAAKSPASKSAAAPTKPPTKATSKTTSQSDKTKKDKGQKVKAKVRTEAVKPKSEKVKKKTEGVVVKKRDSSSSSSSAAKSLKPVKAKPEDAVNSTTPKKEKSKSSAVRPPLLKTPPLSSQSLPLPHPSLHDSHRLSHDMRGRRDLPLSGGPFHMAHQHQHQLPLLHRPLSPVDSRRRMGEEGRSLLGPPPGKLRRIDGLGSHQPPLHRLPLSSDRPGLLPIPGSREMGRGDADRGTIRPLMDLPMPLAQRRIKLNRDLGRRGSTETAVLDRAPMGPEKTASTSDRSAASNISDGDRSSCTTESAGRKERSASAERRAAFRERPGSAGERPQASDREQDRPSGLDRERDRASGSDRDRGLGSDRERDRASGSSSQKVAVTERDADGERSVRTERKSSIGGGGGGRSVCLDKVTIGEKSAVTRTPTDHQEKPSVSSKERGEGSERAAKSDRSVSKDRTERSATERSATERSVPSEEKPAAAAKEAVKDGECSVVKSKPKISRKVLASHSSTSSTRSSEPKRSSEKDQKSVPSKPAELPPSSPVISRGRSPSVSPVASLVREEPLIQPPPRSKWEREDDEEGQENGVSAPKEPSPLPQRTRGREGPTEAPKPVKSEGRDSSREEKRGGGGGGGGVVVREEKKMRAPREEGKVGRGAPANSDKPTKTKMVREEGRAVREEGRSAAREEARGVTGKEERGGGCRDESRGPEPRRQRLCSDLGRETDEAAFVPDYSEGEGSEPERGRSGSGSPSASQASGSPTQSNPSDSATAADKKKKKHKKHKKHKKHKKHSSQEKGEHKDHKHKHKKKKHKKNKDKDAEEEEEKTEKVEEEAPC; this is encoded by the exons ACGGACTCTTCTCCTTCTATGTCCCTCGCCCAACTCGCCAAG ACTGCTAACCTGGTTGACGCAAATGCATCAGAGGAAGACAAGATTAAAGCCATGATGTCTCAGTCCAACCATGAATATGACCCGATACA TTATTCCAAGAAGGCAGTTGGACCTCCACCCGCTCACTATACCTGCTATCGATGTGGAAAGGCTGGTCACTACATTAGGCAGTGCCCCATGCTGATG gtCCAGGATAAGAGTGTGGAGCAGCCGAAGCCAGTGAGGATAAGTAAGGGCATTCCTCAGAGCTTCATGGTGAAAGCGGAGCCAGGCACCAAAGGAGCCATGTTAACCAGCACAGGAGAATATGCAATACCTGCAATAGATGC GGAAGCATATGCACAAGGAAAGAAGGAGCGCCCTCCCTTTGTTCCACATGACCAGTCGTCATCCGAGGACGATACGGACCCAATCCCCGATGAACTCCTGTGTCCAGTCTGCAACGACCTGATGACGGACGCCGTCGTTATACCCTGCTGCGGAAACAGCTACTGCGACGACT GTATACGGACGGCCTTGTTGGACTCAGAGGAGCACATCTGCTTCACATGCAAACAGTCAGACGTTTCCCCTGATAATCTCATTGCCAACAAGTTTCTTCGACAG GCCGTGAACAACTTTAAGAATGAAACGGGATACACCAAACATGCACGGAAAGCGGTCCAACATGCAGCCCTGCCACCGCCGCGCCCTCAGTTGGCCCGACCTCTGCACTCAAGACAGCAGGACCCTCTGCTGGCTAATGTTACTCACCCACCCCCTACAAGTGTACCCACCGCTGCACCTCCAGCACCGATCCAGCCCCCTGCACCTACTCCCACTCCTCCCGCTGCTGCCgcttcttctcctcccactcctcctcaaGCGGCTGCTGTGGAAGATCGAGAGGCTTCACCGGCCCCTGCACCCCTTGCCGACCACCATTCTCCTATGCACTCCACCAGCCAGGGTGAACCACCCCCGCCTGG tgaaaccGATCCAGAACCCACTGTGAAACCAGTCTCAGAAGCCCCCTCAGAAAGACGATCAGGG GGCTACCATTTAACCGTTATTGGCCATCCGCCACCTCCAAGGCCGCCTCATCCATCAG GTCACCAGCTGCGGCCCCAACACTCTCACAGAGGGGGAGGCCGACACTGGGAGAG ATCCTTCAGAGGTAGAGGGGACCACCCCCCTGCCCACCTTCATTCAGCGCCCCTTCCTGCACCTATTCCTCCAGTATTCCCATCTCCGTCTCTGTACCCACCCCCACCACAGCCCTACCCCCCTCTGTACACCTCTGGCCCAGgcctcatcccccctcctccacttgGTTACCAGCCCCAGCCTCTTTATGGCCATGGACCACCAGGGCTCAACCCTCCTTGGGTTGCCCCTGGTACCCAGCCCCCTTTAGCCCATCTTGCACCCTCCCTATCTCAGCCGCCTCTCTCGAAGGAAGATTTCTACAGACAGCGGCTCAGGCAGGATGG ACCTACATCCAAACTGGATGAATTCACTAAAGACTTCCACAAAGAGCTCATGAAGTACAGAAATCCACCGAAGAGGCGAAGACCGTCTTATTCAAG ATCAAGATCCAGAACCCGGTCCAGGTCTTACTCTTATTCCCCAAGCCGCTCCCGTTCCCGTTCGCGCTCCCATGGCCGGTCTTATCCCCGCTCCCCCTATTCCAGACGCAATGGACGCAGTTATGGACGCTCACGGACAAGGTCCCGCTCCCGCTCAAGGTCGTATGGGTATCGTCGGTCCGGCTCACCTCGGTCTCCTCCTGCCTTTCGGCCCGGAGGCTGGGAGGGacctgaaggagcaggacccttCAGGTCTAGGTCACGCTCCCCTGGTGCCTTCCGCAACCGGAGCCCTGGTGGACGGAAGCCCCCTCCTCGGGAGCTACCGCCATATGAACTAAAAGGACTAAGTCCTGGAGGCCATGAGCGCTGGGAGAGGGAAAGGTATCGACTGTGGGAAAAGGAGTACACCGACTGGTACAACAAATACTACAAAGACTATGACAACCAACATCCGTCACTACATCACAGAGGTCGTGGCAGCAGAGACAGGGAGCGAGATAGAATGTCCCCATTACACAGAGATTACTCCCctcagggaagaggaagaagaggcagagaagagaggggtGCTCCCTCTCACCATcccccatcctcttcctcatcggGGAACAAGTCCAGTTCTAAAGTccttaaaacaaagaaattaaaaaagaagaagaacggGGATGAACCCGAGCCATCGCATCAGTCTGACAGAGGCGATGCTACTCCTGTCAGAGATGAACCCATGGACGAAATCCCCTCGCTCACTAAAACGCCTCCCACCTCCTCAAAACCTCCATCTGTTGCCGGAGCTGCTAAATCTCCAGCTTCAAAAAGTGCTGCTGCACCTACTAAGCCCCCGACCAAGGCCACGTCAAAGACCACATCGCAGTCTGACAAAACGAAGAAAGATAAGGGTCAGAAGGTCAAAGCCAAAGTGAGGACGGAGGCTGTGAAGCCAAAGAGCGAAAAGGTGAAGAAAAAGACGGAAGGAGTGGTCGTCAAAAAGAGagactcctcatcctcctcctcctctgccgctAAATCGTTAAAGCCGGTCAAAGCCAAGCCAGAAGATGCTGTGAACTCAACAACCcctaaaaaggaaaagagtaaAAGCTCTGCAGTGAGGCCTCCCCTGCTTAAGACCCCTCCCCTGTCCTCCCAGAGCCTGCCTCTACCTCATCCTTCGCTTCACGACAGCCATCGACTCAGCCACGATATGCGAGGGAGAAGAGATCTCCCGCTGAGTGGTGGTCCCTTTCACATGgctcatcaacatcaacatcaactcCCGCTCCTCCATCGACCTCTCTCCCCGGTGGACAGTCGGAGgaggatgggagaggagggCCGCTCTTTACTCGGACCTCCTCCTGGAAAGCTTCGGAGGATAGATGGGCTTGGGTCTCACCAGCCCCCTCTCCACAGACTCCCACTCTCCTCAGACAGACCCGGTCTTCTTCCCATACCAGGGAGCCGCGAGATGGGCCGAGGAGACGCCGATCGAGGAACCATCAGGCCTCTAATGGACCTACCG ATGCCACTTGCCCAGAGGAGGATCAAGTTGAACAGGGATCTGGGGAGAAGGGGCAGCACTGAGACGGCTGTTTTAGACCGAGCGCCAATGGGTCCTGAGAAGACGGCGTCCACCTCAGACCGGTCGGCCGCCTCTAACATTTCTGACGGAGACAGATCCAGCTGTACAACAGAAAGCGCCGGGAGAAAGGAGCGGTCTGCATCTGCGGAGAGGAGAGCAGCGTTTAGAGAAAGACCCGGGAGTGCCGGAGAGAGACCGCAGGCCTCTGACCGAGAGCAGGACAGACCCTCAGGACTggacagagagcgagacagagctTCTGGGTCAGACAGGGACCGAGGTCTTGGTTCAGACCGAGAGAGGGACAGGGCCTCGGGGTCTAGCTCACAAAAAGTAGCAGTTACAGAGAGGGACGCTGATGGAGAGAGGTCAGTGCGGACTGAACGAAAGAGCTCcattggtggaggaggaggagggaggtccGTCTGTCTCGATAAAGTGACCATTGGCGAGAAATCAGCTGTGACCAGGACACCGACAGACCACCAGGAGAAACCAAGCGTGTCCTCcaaggagagaggtgaaggtTCAGAGAGAGCTGCTAAATCTGACAG GAGTGTGTCCAAAGACAGAACAGAGAGGAGTGCAACAGAGAGGAGTGCAACAGAGAGGAGTGTCCCCTCGGAAGAGaaaccagctgcagcagcgaaAGAAG CAGTGAAAGATGGTGAGTGCTCGGTTGTGAAGAGCAAACCCAAGATCAGCCGAAAGGTTCTGGCGAGCCACAGCTCGACGAGCTCCACCAG GTCATCAGAGCCAAAGCGAAGCTCAGAGAAAGACCAGAAGAGCGTTCCTTCTAAACCTGCAGAGCTGCCACCGTCCAGCCCCGTGATCAGCCGCGGCCGCAGCCCAAGTGTCAGCCCGGTGGCCAGCCTCGTCAGGGAGGAGCCACTCATTCAGCCACCTCCTCGCTCcaagtgggagagagaggatgacgaAGAGGGGCAGGAAAATGGAGTGAGTGCACCCAAGGAGCCCTCACCCCTGCCTCAGAGGACCCGAGGAAGAGAGGGGCCGACTGAGGCACCTAAACCTGTCAAGAGCGAAGGCCGGGATTCCTcaagggaggagaaaagaggaggaggaggaggaggaggaggagtagtagtgagggaggagaagaaaatgagagCACCAAGGGAAGAGGGAAAGGTTGGCAGGGGGGCACCGGCAAAttctgacaaaccaaccaaaacaaaaatggtgagggaggaagggagagcggtgagagaggaagggagatctgcagcgagagaggaggcgagaggagtgacagggaaggaggagagaggtggaggatgcCGAGATGAGAGTCGTGGCCCGGAGCCCAGGAGACAACGGCTGTGTTCTGACCTGGGCCGGGAGACGGACGAGGCCGCGTTCGTGCCAGACTACAGCGAAGGCGAAGGCTCCGAGccggagagaggaaggagcggcagcggcagccCGTCCGCCAGCCAGGCTTCCGGCAGCCCCACCCAGAGCAACCCCAGCGACTCGGCAACCGCCGccgacaagaagaagaagaaacacaagaaacatAAGAAACACAAGAAGCACAAGAAGCACAGCAGTCAGGAAAAGGGAGAACATAAGGatcacaagcacaagcacaagaaaaagaaacacaaaaagaacaaagacaaggatgcggaggaagaggaggagaagacggagaaagtggaagaggaggctCCGTGCTAA
- the LOC118312924 gene encoding E3 ubiquitin-protein ligase RBBP6 isoform X2, with the protein MSCVHYKFSSKLDYNTVTFDGLHITLNELKRQIMGRERLKATDCDLQITNAQTREEYTDDEAHIPKHSSVIVRRTPLGGVKPAGRTFIVDRSDTAVVGSSRPTDSSPSMSLAQLAKTANLVDANASEEDKIKAMMSQSNHEYDPIHYSKKAVGPPPAHYTCYRCGKAGHYIRQCPMLMVQDKSVEQPKPVRISKGIPQSFMVKAEPGTKGAMLTSTGEYAIPAIDAEAYAQGKKERPPFVPHDQSSSEDDTDPIPDELLCPVCNDLMTDAVVIPCCGNSYCDDCIRTALLDSEEHICFTCKQSDVSPDNLIANKFLRQAVNNFKNETGYTKHARKAVQHAALPPPRPQLARPLHSRQQDPLLANVTHPPPTSVPTAAPPAPIQPPAPTPTPPAAAASSPPTPPQAAAVEDREASPAPAPLADHHSPMHSTSQGEPPPPGETDPEPTVKPVSEAPSERRSGGYHLTVIGHPPPPRPPHPSGHQLRPQHSHRGGGRHWERSFRGRGDHPPAHLHSAPLPAPIPPVFPSPSLYPPPPQPYPPLYTSGPGLIPPPPLGYQPQPLYGHGPPGLNPPWVAPGTQPPLAHLAPSLSQPPLSKEDFYRQRLRQDGPTSKLDEFTKDFHKELMKYRNPPKRRRPSYSRSRSYSRSPFSRSPYSRSRSRSRTRSRSYSYSPSRSRSRSRSHGRSYPRSPYSRRNGRSYGRSRTRSRSRSRSYGYRRSGSPRSPPAFRPGGWEGPEGAGPFRSRSRSPGAFRNRSPGGRKPPPRELPPYELKGLSPGGHERWERERYRLWEKEYTDWYNKYYKDYDNQHPSLHHRGRGSRDRERDRMSPLHRDYSPQGRGRRGREERGAPSHHPPSSSSSGNKSSSKVLKTKKLKKKKNGDEPEPSHQSDRGDATPVRDEPMDEIPSLTKTPPTSSKPPSVAGAAKSPASKSAAAPTKPPTKATSKTTSQSDKTKKDKGQKVKAKVRTEAVKPKSEKVKKKTEGVVVKKRDSSSSSSSAAKSLKPVKAKPEDAVNSTTPKKEKSKSSAVRPPLLKTPPLSSQSLPLPHPSLHDSHRLSHDMRGRRDLPLSGGPFHMAHQHQHQLPLLHRPLSPVDSRRRMGEEGRSLLGPPPGKLRRIDGLGSHQPPLHRLPLSSDRPGLLPIPGSREMGRGDADRGTIRPLMDLPMPLAQRRIKLNRDLGRRGSTETAVLDRAPMGPEKTASTSDRSAASNISDGDRSSCTTESAGRKERSASAERRAAFRERPGSAGERPQASDREQDRPSGLDRERDRASGSDRDRGLGSDRERDRASGSSSQKVAVTERDADGERSVRTERKSSIGGGGGGRSVCLDKVTIGEKSAVTRTPTDHQEKPSVSSKERGEGSERAAKSDRSVSKDRTERSATERSATERSVPSEEKPAAAAKEVKDGECSVVKSKPKISRKVLASHSSTSSTRSSEPKRSSEKDQKSVPSKPAELPPSSPVISRGRSPSVSPVASLVREEPLIQPPPRSKWEREDDEEGQENGVSAPKEPSPLPQRTRGREGPTEAPKPVKSEGRDSSREEKRGGGGGGGGVVVREEKKMRAPREEGKVGRGAPANSDKPTKTKMVREEGRAVREEGRSAAREEARGVTGKEERGGGCRDESRGPEPRRQRLCSDLGRETDEAAFVPDYSEGEGSEPERGRSGSGSPSASQASGSPTQSNPSDSATAADKKKKKHKKHKKHKKHKKHSSQEKGEHKDHKHKHKKKKHKKNKDKDAEEEEEKTEKVEEEAPC; encoded by the exons ACGGACTCTTCTCCTTCTATGTCCCTCGCCCAACTCGCCAAG ACTGCTAACCTGGTTGACGCAAATGCATCAGAGGAAGACAAGATTAAAGCCATGATGTCTCAGTCCAACCATGAATATGACCCGATACA TTATTCCAAGAAGGCAGTTGGACCTCCACCCGCTCACTATACCTGCTATCGATGTGGAAAGGCTGGTCACTACATTAGGCAGTGCCCCATGCTGATG gtCCAGGATAAGAGTGTGGAGCAGCCGAAGCCAGTGAGGATAAGTAAGGGCATTCCTCAGAGCTTCATGGTGAAAGCGGAGCCAGGCACCAAAGGAGCCATGTTAACCAGCACAGGAGAATATGCAATACCTGCAATAGATGC GGAAGCATATGCACAAGGAAAGAAGGAGCGCCCTCCCTTTGTTCCACATGACCAGTCGTCATCCGAGGACGATACGGACCCAATCCCCGATGAACTCCTGTGTCCAGTCTGCAACGACCTGATGACGGACGCCGTCGTTATACCCTGCTGCGGAAACAGCTACTGCGACGACT GTATACGGACGGCCTTGTTGGACTCAGAGGAGCACATCTGCTTCACATGCAAACAGTCAGACGTTTCCCCTGATAATCTCATTGCCAACAAGTTTCTTCGACAG GCCGTGAACAACTTTAAGAATGAAACGGGATACACCAAACATGCACGGAAAGCGGTCCAACATGCAGCCCTGCCACCGCCGCGCCCTCAGTTGGCCCGACCTCTGCACTCAAGACAGCAGGACCCTCTGCTGGCTAATGTTACTCACCCACCCCCTACAAGTGTACCCACCGCTGCACCTCCAGCACCGATCCAGCCCCCTGCACCTACTCCCACTCCTCCCGCTGCTGCCgcttcttctcctcccactcctcctcaaGCGGCTGCTGTGGAAGATCGAGAGGCTTCACCGGCCCCTGCACCCCTTGCCGACCACCATTCTCCTATGCACTCCACCAGCCAGGGTGAACCACCCCCGCCTGG tgaaaccGATCCAGAACCCACTGTGAAACCAGTCTCAGAAGCCCCCTCAGAAAGACGATCAGGG GGCTACCATTTAACCGTTATTGGCCATCCGCCACCTCCAAGGCCGCCTCATCCATCAG GTCACCAGCTGCGGCCCCAACACTCTCACAGAGGGGGAGGCCGACACTGGGAGAG ATCCTTCAGAGGTAGAGGGGACCACCCCCCTGCCCACCTTCATTCAGCGCCCCTTCCTGCACCTATTCCTCCAGTATTCCCATCTCCGTCTCTGTACCCACCCCCACCACAGCCCTACCCCCCTCTGTACACCTCTGGCCCAGgcctcatcccccctcctccacttgGTTACCAGCCCCAGCCTCTTTATGGCCATGGACCACCAGGGCTCAACCCTCCTTGGGTTGCCCCTGGTACCCAGCCCCCTTTAGCCCATCTTGCACCCTCCCTATCTCAGCCGCCTCTCTCGAAGGAAGATTTCTACAGACAGCGGCTCAGGCAGGATGG ACCTACATCCAAACTGGATGAATTCACTAAAGACTTCCACAAAGAGCTCATGAAGTACAGAAATCCACCGAAGAGGCGAAGACCGTCTTATTCAAG GTCCCGGTCATACAGTCGCTCTCCATTTAGCCGTTCTCCTTACTCTCGCTCCAGATCAAGATCCAGAACCCGGTCCAGGTCTTACTCTTATTCCCCAAGCCGCTCCCGTTCCCGTTCGCGCTCCCATGGCCGGTCTTATCCCCGCTCCCCCTATTCCAGACGCAATGGACGCAGTTATGGACGCTCACGGACAAGGTCCCGCTCCCGCTCAAGGTCGTATGGGTATCGTCGGTCCGGCTCACCTCGGTCTCCTCCTGCCTTTCGGCCCGGAGGCTGGGAGGGacctgaaggagcaggacccttCAGGTCTAGGTCACGCTCCCCTGGTGCCTTCCGCAACCGGAGCCCTGGTGGACGGAAGCCCCCTCCTCGGGAGCTACCGCCATATGAACTAAAAGGACTAAGTCCTGGAGGCCATGAGCGCTGGGAGAGGGAAAGGTATCGACTGTGGGAAAAGGAGTACACCGACTGGTACAACAAATACTACAAAGACTATGACAACCAACATCCGTCACTACATCACAGAGGTCGTGGCAGCAGAGACAGGGAGCGAGATAGAATGTCCCCATTACACAGAGATTACTCCCctcagggaagaggaagaagaggcagagaagagaggggtGCTCCCTCTCACCATcccccatcctcttcctcatcggGGAACAAGTCCAGTTCTAAAGTccttaaaacaaagaaattaaaaaagaagaagaacggGGATGAACCCGAGCCATCGCATCAGTCTGACAGAGGCGATGCTACTCCTGTCAGAGATGAACCCATGGACGAAATCCCCTCGCTCACTAAAACGCCTCCCACCTCCTCAAAACCTCCATCTGTTGCCGGAGCTGCTAAATCTCCAGCTTCAAAAAGTGCTGCTGCACCTACTAAGCCCCCGACCAAGGCCACGTCAAAGACCACATCGCAGTCTGACAAAACGAAGAAAGATAAGGGTCAGAAGGTCAAAGCCAAAGTGAGGACGGAGGCTGTGAAGCCAAAGAGCGAAAAGGTGAAGAAAAAGACGGAAGGAGTGGTCGTCAAAAAGAGagactcctcatcctcctcctcctctgccgctAAATCGTTAAAGCCGGTCAAAGCCAAGCCAGAAGATGCTGTGAACTCAACAACCcctaaaaaggaaaagagtaaAAGCTCTGCAGTGAGGCCTCCCCTGCTTAAGACCCCTCCCCTGTCCTCCCAGAGCCTGCCTCTACCTCATCCTTCGCTTCACGACAGCCATCGACTCAGCCACGATATGCGAGGGAGAAGAGATCTCCCGCTGAGTGGTGGTCCCTTTCACATGgctcatcaacatcaacatcaactcCCGCTCCTCCATCGACCTCTCTCCCCGGTGGACAGTCGGAGgaggatgggagaggagggCCGCTCTTTACTCGGACCTCCTCCTGGAAAGCTTCGGAGGATAGATGGGCTTGGGTCTCACCAGCCCCCTCTCCACAGACTCCCACTCTCCTCAGACAGACCCGGTCTTCTTCCCATACCAGGGAGCCGCGAGATGGGCCGAGGAGACGCCGATCGAGGAACCATCAGGCCTCTAATGGACCTACCG ATGCCACTTGCCCAGAGGAGGATCAAGTTGAACAGGGATCTGGGGAGAAGGGGCAGCACTGAGACGGCTGTTTTAGACCGAGCGCCAATGGGTCCTGAGAAGACGGCGTCCACCTCAGACCGGTCGGCCGCCTCTAACATTTCTGACGGAGACAGATCCAGCTGTACAACAGAAAGCGCCGGGAGAAAGGAGCGGTCTGCATCTGCGGAGAGGAGAGCAGCGTTTAGAGAAAGACCCGGGAGTGCCGGAGAGAGACCGCAGGCCTCTGACCGAGAGCAGGACAGACCCTCAGGACTggacagagagcgagacagagctTCTGGGTCAGACAGGGACCGAGGTCTTGGTTCAGACCGAGAGAGGGACAGGGCCTCGGGGTCTAGCTCACAAAAAGTAGCAGTTACAGAGAGGGACGCTGATGGAGAGAGGTCAGTGCGGACTGAACGAAAGAGCTCcattggtggaggaggaggagggaggtccGTCTGTCTCGATAAAGTGACCATTGGCGAGAAATCAGCTGTGACCAGGACACCGACAGACCACCAGGAGAAACCAAGCGTGTCCTCcaaggagagaggtgaaggtTCAGAGAGAGCTGCTAAATCTGACAG GAGTGTGTCCAAAGACAGAACAGAGAGGAGTGCAACAGAGAGGAGTGCAACAGAGAGGAGTGTCCCCTCGGAAGAGaaaccagctgcagcagcgaaAGAAG TGAAAGATGGTGAGTGCTCGGTTGTGAAGAGCAAACCCAAGATCAGCCGAAAGGTTCTGGCGAGCCACAGCTCGACGAGCTCCACCAG GTCATCAGAGCCAAAGCGAAGCTCAGAGAAAGACCAGAAGAGCGTTCCTTCTAAACCTGCAGAGCTGCCACCGTCCAGCCCCGTGATCAGCCGCGGCCGCAGCCCAAGTGTCAGCCCGGTGGCCAGCCTCGTCAGGGAGGAGCCACTCATTCAGCCACCTCCTCGCTCcaagtgggagagagaggatgacgaAGAGGGGCAGGAAAATGGAGTGAGTGCACCCAAGGAGCCCTCACCCCTGCCTCAGAGGACCCGAGGAAGAGAGGGGCCGACTGAGGCACCTAAACCTGTCAAGAGCGAAGGCCGGGATTCCTcaagggaggagaaaagaggaggaggaggaggaggaggaggagtagtagtgagggaggagaagaaaatgagagCACCAAGGGAAGAGGGAAAGGTTGGCAGGGGGGCACCGGCAAAttctgacaaaccaaccaaaacaaaaatggtgagggaggaagggagagcggtgagagaggaagggagatctgcagcgagagaggaggcgagaggagtgacagggaaggaggagagaggtggaggatgcCGAGATGAGAGTCGTGGCCCGGAGCCCAGGAGACAACGGCTGTGTTCTGACCTGGGCCGGGAGACGGACGAGGCCGCGTTCGTGCCAGACTACAGCGAAGGCGAAGGCTCCGAGccggagagaggaaggagcggcagcggcagccCGTCCGCCAGCCAGGCTTCCGGCAGCCCCACCCAGAGCAACCCCAGCGACTCGGCAACCGCCGccgacaagaagaagaagaaacacaagaaacatAAGAAACACAAGAAGCACAAGAAGCACAGCAGTCAGGAAAAGGGAGAACATAAGGatcacaagcacaagcacaagaaaaagaaacacaaaaagaacaaagacaaggatgcggaggaagaggaggagaagacggagaaagtggaagaggaggctCCGTGCTAA